From the genome of Campylobacter concisus, one region includes:
- the tsaE gene encoding tRNA (adenosine(37)-N6)-threonylcarbamoyltransferase complex ATPase subunit type 1 TsaE: protein MVFELLENELDELVRVLPKSGVVLLSGDLASGKTTLVKAIIKAHDVDESVTSPTFSLMQIYGKDIYHYDIYQIGFDGMAKNGLFENLFEEGLHLVEWGDENLEKALKKNGESYTLVKISPSKNGRKYEVISA, encoded by the coding sequence ATGGTTTTTGAGCTTTTAGAAAATGAGCTTGACGAGCTTGTGCGGGTGCTGCCAAAAAGTGGCGTGGTGCTACTAAGTGGTGATCTAGCAAGTGGCAAAACGACGCTTGTAAAGGCGATCATCAAGGCTCATGACGTAGATGAGAGCGTGACGTCTCCGACATTTTCATTGATGCAAATTTATGGTAAAGATATCTATCACTACGACATTTATCAGATCGGTTTTGACGGGATGGCAAAAAACGGCCTTTTTGAAAATTTATTTGAAGAGGGGCTTCATCTAGTAGAGTGGGGCGATGAAAATTTAGAAAAAGCTCTAAAGAAAAATGGCGAGAGCTATACGTTAGTAAAAATTTCTCCTAGCAAAAATGGCAGAAAATACGAGGTTATAAGTGCATAA
- a CDS encoding RNA-binding S4 domain-containing protein — translation MRVDKFLNVVNITKRRAVSEDMCKSGVVSINGVQAKAAKDVKIGDVITIKFLAREARYEVLAIPTTKSIPKSAQSEYVKEL, via the coding sequence ATGAGAGTAGACAAATTTTTAAACGTAGTAAATATCACCAAAAGGCGTGCCGTTAGCGAAGATATGTGTAAAAGCGGCGTTGTGAGCATAAACGGCGTGCAGGCAAAAGCGGCAAAAGATGTAAAGATCGGCGATGTTATTACCATCAAATTTCTAGCTCGTGAGGCAAGATATGAGGTGCTGGCGATCCCAACTACAAAAAGCATACCAAAAAGCGCTCAGAGCGAATACGTAAAAGAGCTTTGA
- a CDS encoding alpha/beta hydrolase yields MVKAFKFLLFTLGVTQILQAAPQQTPEPLSQKAASKFEISTFKMSANDEIYKIFTAKLKGQNEFKNVLFLLDANAQFNVLLNEFDATTAPLIIGIGYDTNKSYEIEKRTRDLTPKAEGEEFSKGGGADAFYYFLTRNLVPLIDQKFNVQDLPKSLYGHSFGGLFTLYALLKNEGIFQNFFIASPSLWWGESEILKQNVSEGKFKEKLKAKFVFLSVGELEKRKGKTDKAGTLKASDLAQILKQSGVNSHFELFKNETHGSVIPLNLKELLKYLKD; encoded by the coding sequence ATGGTAAAAGCCTTTAAATTTTTGCTTTTTACGCTTGGTGTGACGCAAATTTTACAAGCAGCTCCGCAACAAACGCCTGAGCCACTTAGCCAAAAAGCCGCTAGTAAATTTGAAATTTCAACCTTTAAAATGAGCGCAAATGATGAAATTTATAAAATTTTCACAGCTAAGCTAAAGGGACAAAATGAGTTTAAAAACGTGCTTTTCTTGCTTGACGCAAATGCCCAGTTTAACGTGCTCTTAAATGAATTTGACGCCACGACTGCCCCGCTAATAATAGGCATAGGATATGACACAAATAAAAGCTACGAGATAGAAAAACGTACAAGAGACCTCACGCCAAAGGCAGAGGGCGAGGAGTTTAGCAAAGGTGGTGGCGCAGATGCGTTTTACTATTTTTTGACAAGAAATTTAGTGCCACTTATCGATCAGAAATTTAATGTGCAAGATCTCCCAAAAAGCCTTTATGGACACTCTTTTGGTGGTCTTTTTACACTCTATGCGTTGCTTAAAAATGAGGGTATTTTTCAAAATTTCTTTATCGCTTCACCATCTCTTTGGTGGGGTGAGTCTGAAATTTTAAAGCAAAATGTGAGCGAGGGTAAATTTAAAGAGAAACTAAAGGCTAAATTTGTTTTTCTCAGCGTTGGCGAGCTTGAAAAAAGAAAGGGCAAGACTGACAAAGCTGGCACTTTAAAGGCGAGTGATTTGGCTCAAATTTTAAAGCAAAGTGGGGTAAATTCTCACTTTGAGCTTTTTAAAAATGAAACCCATGGCAGCGTCATACCTCTAAATTTAAAAGAGCTTTTAAAATATCTAAAGGATTAA
- a CDS encoding TonB-dependent receptor domain-containing protein, producing MRKTKFIAICLSVCVANSLFAAEHKDNNETRLDGVVVSASGFSQEIKEAPASISVIKGDELTKDSFTSLHSIAQKVPGVNVIGGEDGPASGISIRGMESSQTLVLIDGKRVNSSSANPKGGAGDMNSNFIPPAEAIERIEVIRGPMSSLYGSDAVGGVINIITKKDFSKFSGNVGISTTINTHKGIGDGRQGDFYLNLPLYKDLLALQLWGYKKLRDEDSYVGGYQKSDKRNLSAKLWITPDEHNKFFILGSNEKHDYSRSKGKTADPDPRRDVLNAYDYEKKSYGVGYLGEFDSLNADLSYIYDETQRSSLFDKFIPAKAKNHNFNSKFITFFGAHTLTFGYDFSKQNVGTTFIISNASKNGLKDPKTYSMSEHAGFIEDEWQILDEKLFLTLGSRLTHNEFFGNHISPRAYLVYNATDTLSLKGGVATGYKTPDVNQISPEVGTIQRGWTIVNFGNKDLKPEKSTTYEVGAYYDNQADFRGSVTLFRNEFKDKILDTDGSNVNKIPAFGACPAGVRIQSEGCPGWGTYFNIEGATVWGVELSGDYDILSNLNLSSNYTYNKSKIKTGNPTINTPRGAMKFSETNLARLDAKSLTATPEHALHATLTYKPIKSVKTFFGANYESKLTSVQFGPGNRVRENEKNLLTFDTGVSWDANKHLTLSLNAYNIFNKVRYEEAQINDKDYYWYPQEGRRFWFKVAAKW from the coding sequence ATGAGAAAAACAAAATTTATTGCTATCTGCCTTAGTGTTTGTGTGGCAAATTCTCTCTTTGCAGCAGAGCATAAAGACAATAACGAAACAAGGCTTGATGGCGTTGTAGTAAGTGCAAGTGGCTTTTCGCAGGAGATTAAAGAAGCTCCTGCAAGTATCAGCGTAATAAAAGGCGATGAGCTTACAAAAGATAGCTTTACTTCGCTCCACTCTATCGCTCAAAAGGTGCCAGGCGTAAATGTTATTGGCGGTGAGGATGGTCCAGCTAGCGGTATCTCGATACGCGGTATGGAAAGCTCTCAAACGCTAGTTTTAATTGATGGCAAAAGAGTAAATTCAAGCAGTGCAAACCCAAAGGGCGGAGCAGGGGATATGAACTCAAATTTCATCCCACCAGCTGAAGCGATCGAGCGTATAGAGGTTATCCGTGGCCCTATGAGCTCGCTTTATGGTAGCGATGCAGTTGGAGGTGTGATAAATATCATCACTAAAAAGGATTTTTCAAAATTTAGCGGCAATGTCGGTATCTCAACCACGATAAACACGCACAAAGGTATAGGCGATGGTAGACAGGGGGACTTTTATCTAAATTTGCCACTTTATAAAGACCTTTTAGCACTTCAGCTTTGGGGATACAAAAAACTAAGAGATGAGGATAGTTACGTTGGTGGCTACCAAAAAAGCGATAAGAGAAATTTAAGTGCGAAACTTTGGATCACTCCAGATGAACACAATAAATTCTTCATCCTTGGCTCAAACGAAAAACACGACTACTCACGCTCCAAGGGCAAAACAGCCGATCCAGATCCAAGAAGGGACGTCTTAAACGCTTACGACTACGAGAAAAAGAGCTATGGTGTGGGCTATCTTGGCGAATTTGATAGTCTAAATGCCGATCTGAGCTACATCTATGATGAGACGCAAAGAAGTAGTCTTTTTGACAAATTTATACCAGCAAAAGCTAAAAATCACAATTTTAACTCCAAATTTATAACATTTTTTGGCGCACACACTCTAACTTTTGGCTATGACTTTAGCAAGCAAAATGTCGGCACGACCTTCATCATCTCAAACGCTTCAAAAAATGGCTTAAAAGACCCAAAGACCTACTCGATGAGCGAGCATGCGGGATTTATCGAAGATGAGTGGCAAATTTTAGATGAGAAGCTATTTTTAACGCTTGGATCAAGACTCACGCACAACGAATTTTTTGGCAACCACATCTCGCCAAGAGCCTATCTAGTCTATAACGCCACAGATACGCTAAGCCTAAAAGGCGGCGTAGCAACTGGCTATAAAACACCAGATGTCAATCAAATTTCGCCTGAAGTAGGCACTATCCAACGTGGCTGGACGATAGTCAATTTTGGCAATAAAGACCTAAAACCAGAAAAGAGCACGACTTATGAAGTTGGGGCGTATTATGACAATCAGGCTGATTTTAGAGGCTCGGTAACGCTTTTTAGAAATGAATTTAAAGATAAGATCCTAGACACAGACGGCAGTAATGTCAATAAAATTCCAGCCTTTGGCGCTTGCCCAGCAGGTGTGCGGATCCAAAGTGAGGGTTGTCCTGGCTGGGGAACTTACTTTAATATTGAAGGTGCGACCGTTTGGGGAGTGGAGCTAAGTGGCGACTATGACATCCTTTCAAATCTAAATTTAAGCTCAAACTACACCTATAATAAGTCAAAGATAAAAACTGGCAACCCAACGATAAACACGCCAAGAGGCGCTATGAAATTTAGTGAGACAAATCTTGCTAGACTTGACGCAAAAAGCCTTACCGCAACGCCAGAGCACGCACTTCACGCCACGCTTACATATAAGCCTATAAAGAGCGTTAAGACATTTTTTGGTGCAAACTACGAGAGCAAGCTAACAAGCGTACAATTTGGCCCTGGTAACAGAGTAAGAGAAAATGAGAAAAATTTACTTACATTTGATACAGGCGTCAGCTGGGATGCAAATAAACACCTAACACTTAGCCTAAACGCCTACAATATCTTTAATAAGGTAAGATACGAAGAGGCGCAAATAAATGATAAAGACTACTACTGGTATCCGCAAGAGGGTAGGAGATTTTGGTTTAAGGTCGCTGCAAAATGGTAA
- a CDS encoding argininosuccinate synthase, which produces MKKDVKKVVLAYSGGLDTSIILKWLQDEYNCEVVTFTADIGQGEELEPARKKALALGVKPENIFIEDLREEFVRDYVFPMFRANAVYEGEYLLGTSIARPLIAKRQSEIARLVGADGVSHGATGKGNDQVRFELGYYALGDNLTIIAPWREWDLNSREKLLAYAEKNGIDITKKLGKSPYSMDANLLHISYEGLVLEDPSHAPEDDMWRWTVSPKDAPDKSEIIEIGYEKGDPVSINGKKMCPAEILTELNRLGAKHGIGRLDIVENRSVGMKSRGCYETPGGTIMLKAHRAIESITLDRGAAHLKDEIMPKYAELIYNGYWWSPERNMLQALIDKSQEHVNGSVKVELYKGNVIILGRNSKNDNLFSEAYCTFEEDSVYDQKDAAGFIKLNALRFIIARKNGRKFD; this is translated from the coding sequence ATGAAAAAAGATGTAAAAAAAGTTGTTTTAGCATACTCAGGCGGACTTGATACAAGCATTATTTTAAAATGGCTTCAAGATGAATACAACTGCGAAGTAGTCACATTTACGGCTGACATCGGACAAGGCGAAGAGCTAGAGCCTGCACGCAAAAAAGCCCTAGCACTTGGTGTAAAACCTGAAAACATTTTTATTGAAGATTTAAGAGAAGAATTTGTACGTGATTATGTATTTCCAATGTTTAGAGCAAATGCAGTCTACGAGGGTGAGTATCTGCTTGGCACATCGATAGCGCGCCCACTAATAGCAAAACGCCAAAGCGAGATCGCAAGACTTGTTGGCGCTGATGGCGTGAGCCACGGAGCAACAGGTAAAGGCAACGACCAAGTTCGCTTTGAGCTTGGATACTACGCGCTCGGCGACAACCTAACTATCATCGCTCCATGGCGCGAGTGGGATCTAAATAGTCGCGAAAAACTTTTGGCATACGCTGAAAAAAATGGCATAGATATCACCAAAAAACTAGGCAAGAGCCCATATTCAATGGACGCAAATTTACTTCACATAAGCTATGAAGGTCTAGTACTTGAAGACCCAAGTCATGCACCAGAAGATGATATGTGGAGATGGACAGTAAGCCCAAAAGATGCTCCAGATAAGAGCGAGATCATTGAGATCGGCTATGAAAAAGGTGATCCAGTGAGCATAAACGGCAAAAAAATGTGCCCAGCTGAAATTTTAACCGAGCTAAACCGCCTTGGTGCAAAACACGGTATCGGCAGACTTGACATCGTAGAGAACCGCTCAGTTGGTATGAAGAGTCGCGGATGCTACGAAACTCCTGGTGGCACGATAATGCTAAAAGCTCATAGAGCGATCGAGAGCATCACGCTTGACCGCGGCGCAGCTCACTTAAAAGATGAGATCATGCCAAAATACGCCGAGTTAATTTACAACGGCTACTGGTGGTCACCTGAGCGAAATATGCTCCAAGCGCTCATCGACAAGAGCCAAGAGCATGTAAATGGCTCTGTAAAAGTTGAGCTTTATAAAGGCAATGTGATCATCCTTGGCAGAAACAGCAAAAATGACAATCTATTTAGCGAGGCATACTGCACGTTTGAAGAGGATAGCGTTTATGACCAAAAAGATGCGGCTGGATTTATCAAACTAAATGCACTTCGCTTCATCATCGCACGTAAAAATGGGCGAAAATTTGACTAA
- the rplI gene encoding 50S ribosomal protein L9: MKVLLIKDVKALGKAGEIKEVKDGYGNNFLIGKGFAKAATPDVLRQYEAAQKRKAEELKYEIANLEKLKEELEKVTVVIKKTLGANGSLFGSVSKEEIAAELEKTHHLVVEKKAIDMDTHLKAVGLYDVHVKLGHSINASLKVDVQGE, translated from the coding sequence ATGAAAGTATTATTAATAAAAGATGTAAAAGCACTTGGTAAAGCTGGCGAGATAAAAGAGGTAAAAGACGGCTATGGCAATAACTTCTTAATCGGCAAGGGCTTTGCAAAAGCAGCTACTCCAGACGTCCTTCGCCAATATGAAGCAGCTCAAAAAAGAAAGGCTGAAGAGCTAAAATATGAGATTGCAAATTTAGAAAAGCTTAAAGAAGAGCTTGAAAAAGTGACAGTTGTCATCAAGAAAACTCTTGGCGCAAATGGCTCACTTTTTGGCTCAGTTTCAAAAGAAGAGATCGCAGCAGAGCTTGAAAAAACGCATCATTTAGTTGTCGAGAAAAAAGCGATCGACATGGACACTCACCTAAAAGCAGTCGGCCTTTATGACGTTCATGTAAAGCTTGGACACTCGATAAATGCGAGCTTGAAGGTTGATGTGCAAGGAGAGTAG
- the hslV gene encoding ATP-dependent protease subunit HslV, whose protein sequence is MFHATTILAYKGKNKAVIGGDGQVSFGNTVLKGNAVKIRKIHNGKVLAGFAGSTADAFNLFDMFEKNLEHTKGDLLKAVIEFSKEWRKDKYLRKLEAMMLVLDRDKIFLLSGTGDVVEPEDGKIAAIGSGGNYALSAARALDKFADIDEEELVKESLKIAGEICIYTNTNIKTYVLE, encoded by the coding sequence ATGTTTCATGCGACAACCATCTTAGCCTACAAAGGCAAAAATAAAGCGGTTATCGGCGGCGACGGGCAGGTTAGCTTTGGCAACACCGTCTTAAAAGGCAATGCCGTAAAAATCCGCAAAATTCACAACGGCAAAGTCCTAGCTGGCTTTGCCGGCAGTACTGCTGATGCGTTTAACCTTTTTGATATGTTTGAGAAAAATTTAGAGCATACAAAGGGCGATTTGCTAAAGGCGGTTATAGAATTTAGCAAAGAGTGGCGCAAAGACAAGTATCTAAGAAAGCTTGAAGCGATGATGCTTGTGCTTGATAGGGATAAAATTTTCTTACTTAGTGGCACTGGTGATGTTGTTGAGCCAGAAGATGGCAAGATAGCAGCTATCGGAAGCGGCGGAAATTACGCACTTTCAGCGGCTCGTGCTTTAGATAAATTTGCTGATATCGACGAAGAGGAGCTAGTCAAAGAGAGCCTCAAGATCGCCGGCGAAATTTGCATCTATACAAATACAAACATCAAAACTTATGTTTTAGAATAA
- the hslU gene encoding HslU--HslV peptidase ATPase subunit has translation MNLTPREIVKFLDDYVIGQKDAKKIIAIALRNRYRRMKLEKSLQDDIMPKNILMIGSTGVGKTEIARRLSKMMGLPFIKVEASKYTEVGFVGRDVESMVRDLAMASYNLVKNEQSEKNQDKINAYIEEKIVSKLLPPLPKGASEEKQAEYAKSYEKMLNRLRNGELDELSIEIEVQQNPLEAGSNVPPDMAQMQESFIKIIGIGGKNIKKEMKVKDAKKALQSEANDKILDLESIKTEALRRAENEGIIFIDEIDKVAVGSGSSNRQDPSKEGVQRDLLPIVEGSNVNTKFGNLKTDHILFIAAGAFHISKPSDLIPELQGRFPLRVELDSLDEDALYQILTQPKNSLLKQYIALLSTENVELEFDDEAIKEIARIAHAANEKMEDIGARRLHTVIERVIEDISFEASEKSGEKINVTKELVKERLKDVVEDQDLARYIL, from the coding sequence ATGAACTTAACACCAAGAGAAATTGTTAAATTTTTAGATGACTATGTGATCGGTCAAAAGGACGCCAAGAAGATCATAGCGATCGCACTTCGCAACAGATATCGCCGTATGAAGCTTGAAAAGAGCTTGCAAGATGACATCATGCCAAAAAATATCTTGATGATCGGCTCAACTGGCGTAGGTAAAACTGAGATCGCAAGGCGTCTTTCAAAGATGATGGGACTACCATTTATCAAGGTCGAGGCTAGCAAATATACTGAGGTTGGCTTTGTTGGTCGCGATGTTGAGAGCATGGTAAGAGACCTTGCTATGGCCTCATATAATCTCGTAAAAAATGAGCAAAGCGAGAAAAACCAAGACAAAATCAACGCCTACATCGAAGAAAAGATCGTCTCAAAACTACTTCCGCCACTTCCAAAAGGTGCAAGTGAAGAGAAGCAAGCAGAGTACGCAAAGAGCTATGAAAAAATGCTAAATAGGCTAAGAAATGGCGAGCTTGACGAGCTAAGCATCGAGATCGAGGTACAGCAAAATCCGCTTGAAGCTGGCTCAAACGTACCACCTGATATGGCGCAGATGCAAGAGAGCTTTATAAAGATAATTGGCATCGGCGGTAAAAATATCAAAAAAGAGATGAAGGTAAAAGATGCCAAAAAAGCCCTTCAAAGCGAAGCAAATGATAAAATTTTAGACCTTGAGAGCATAAAAACTGAGGCTTTAAGAAGAGCTGAAAACGAAGGTATCATCTTTATAGACGAGATCGACAAAGTAGCCGTTGGCTCAGGTAGCTCAAATAGACAAGATCCTAGTAAAGAAGGCGTACAAAGAGACTTATTGCCTATTGTTGAGGGTTCAAATGTAAATACTAAATTTGGAAATTTAAAGACAGATCATATTTTATTTATCGCAGCTGGCGCCTTTCATATAAGCAAGCCAAGCGATCTAATCCCTGAGCTTCAAGGCCGTTTTCCACTAAGAGTAGAGCTTGATAGCCTTGATGAGGATGCGCTTTATCAAATTTTAACTCAGCCAAAAAATTCGCTTTTAAAACAATATATCGCCCTACTTTCAACCGAAAATGTCGAGCTAGAATTTGACGATGAAGCAATAAAAGAGATAGCCAGGATCGCCCACGCCGCAAATGAAAAGATGGAAGACATCGGTGCTAGACGCCTTCATACGGTGATCGAGCGCGTGATAGAAGATATTAGCTTTGAGGCTAGCGAAAAGAGTGGCGAAAAGATAAACGTGACAAAAGAGCTCGTAAAAGAGCGCCTAAAAGACGTGGTTGAGGATCAAGACCTAGCGAGGTATATACTTTGA
- the era gene encoding GTPase Era: MKSGFVSIIGRTNAGKSSFLNALLNEKIAIVSHKQNATRRKINGIVMNGEDQIIFTDTPGLHESNKAINQLLISQAIKSMGDCDLIVFLAPIHDDTSDYEKFLTLNPEKPHILVLTKVDESSNAKVLEKITQYQKFQDKFAALLTFSTKQPTYKKPLLDEICKLLPEHEYFYDPEFLTPTNEKEIFREFILEAIYENLSDEIPYLSDAIIKSVKEKPGITEIFASIITEREIHKSMIVGKNGETIKRIGIFARKLIQNLTGSKVFLKLDVVVKKGWSKEEKSLNKIIGY, translated from the coding sequence TTGAAATCAGGCTTTGTTAGCATCATAGGACGCACAAATGCTGGCAAAAGCTCGTTTTTAAATGCCTTATTAAACGAAAAAATCGCCATTGTCTCGCACAAGCAAAACGCAACTCGCAGAAAGATAAATGGCATCGTAATGAACGGTGAAGATCAGATCATCTTCACCGACACGCCAGGACTTCACGAGAGCAACAAGGCGATAAATCAACTACTAATTAGCCAAGCAATAAAATCGATGGGAGACTGCGATCTAATCGTATTTTTAGCGCCTATCCATGATGATACAAGTGACTATGAGAAATTTCTAACTCTAAATCCTGAAAAACCACACATCTTAGTGCTAACAAAAGTCGATGAGAGCTCAAATGCAAAGGTGCTTGAAAAGATCACCCAGTATCAAAAATTTCAAGATAAATTTGCAGCTTTGCTTACTTTTAGCACCAAGCAGCCTACCTACAAAAAGCCGCTTCTTGATGAAATTTGCAAGCTTTTGCCAGAGCATGAGTATTTTTACGATCCAGAATTTCTCACTCCGACAAATGAAAAAGAAATTTTTAGAGAATTTATACTTGAAGCGATCTATGAAAATTTAAGCGATGAGATACCTTATCTTAGTGACGCTATCATAAAAAGTGTCAAAGAAAAACCTGGTATCACTGAAATTTTTGCAAGCATCATCACTGAGCGTGAAATCCATAAAAGTATGATCGTCGGTAAGAATGGTGAAACGATAAAACGAATAGGAATTTTTGCAAGAAAGTTAATACAAAATTTAACCGGATCAAAGGTCTTTTTAAAACTCGATGTAGTCGTTAAGAAAGGCTGGAGTAAAGAAGAAAAGAGCCTTAATAAAATAATTGGATATTGA
- a CDS encoding C4-dicarboxylate ABC transporter, with amino-acid sequence SNSNVDTLSLSKNILKRDFFISYIEYKDIITATINISRTIDDEDIENNISIKIYEELSLDPAIDYKIVYFESNVEKEDRIFNVFIATNETINKIFKNISKRVPFIDYVVVEPLLYSAIYKKGLLPSTQSDCFLTFRADEAFISIYVNGEYLTSRGLRYTLNYLKDKFIEQSGERVSLEGFLDILKTRGLLDSNEEGFSYDLNTVFEDYIFYVNDTINVVNRIYSINIKNIYIDCDYKIERFEKFINTKLGTNATKLNTSTVINSKNLAISERYNMMALYANFYKKEAFNADFNFSNLLRPDPFTKRKSGKFILTCAAAFCLSMSYPLYNYIAGSILETDSQRLSDELDVLNAQAAQIRSTLERLKKEQNDIKGLTDKEEEKLNFRKGLLQEIENKKDHYVMKGLNLFEITDMINNNSIFITNIKNNDKNLTVTVVSDNEKRITQLIKDISKMPKYSVNTKKIIEDRQNNAYESNISIEIRQ; translated from the coding sequence TTTCTAATAGCAATGTCGATACGCTAAGTCTTTCAAAGAATATTCTAAAGCGAGACTTCTTTATATCTTATATCGAGTACAAAGATATAATAACAGCTACCATAAATATCTCAAGAACAATAGATGATGAGGATATTGAGAACAATATCTCAATAAAAATTTACGAAGAGCTCTCTCTTGATCCTGCAATTGACTATAAAATAGTTTATTTTGAAAGCAATGTTGAAAAAGAAGATAGAATTTTTAATGTTTTTATTGCTACAAATGAAACGATAAATAAAATTTTTAAAAATATTTCTAAAAGAGTACCTTTTATAGATTATGTCGTTGTAGAGCCACTTTTATATAGTGCTATATATAAAAAAGGTTTACTTCCTAGCACTCAGAGTGATTGTTTTTTGACATTTAGGGCCGATGAAGCATTTATAAGCATTTATGTAAATGGAGAATACCTTACATCAAGAGGTTTAAGATACACACTAAATTATCTAAAAGATAAATTTATAGAGCAAAGCGGCGAAAGAGTAAGCCTAGAAGGCTTTTTAGACATTCTAAAGACAAGAGGACTTTTAGATAGCAATGAAGAAGGCTTTAGCTACGATCTAAATACTGTTTTTGAGGACTATATATTTTACGTAAATGACACGATAAATGTTGTTAATAGAATTTACAGCATAAATATAAAAAATATCTATATTGACTGCGACTATAAAATAGAGCGTTTTGAAAAATTTATCAATACAAAGCTCGGCACAAATGCTACGAAATTAAATACAAGCACTGTAATAAATTCTAAAAATTTAGCCATTAGTGAACGATATAACATGATGGCTTTGTATGCAAATTTTTATAAAAAAGAGGCCTTTAATGCCGATTTTAACTTCTCAAATTTGCTTAGGCCTGATCCGTTCACAAAAAGAAAAAGTGGTAAATTTATACTGACATGTGCTGCTGCTTTTTGCCTAAGCATGTCCTATCCACTTTATAATTATATAGCTGGCAGTATTTTAGAAACAGATTCGCAAAGGCTGAGCGATGAGCTTGATGTACTTAATGCACAAGCAGCACAAATAAGAAGTACTCTTGAAAGACTAAAAAAAGAGCAAAATGATATAAAAGGATTGACTGACAAAGAGGAAGAGAAGTTAAATTTTAGAAAAGGATTACTTCAAGAAATTGAAAATAAAAAAGATCATTACGTAATGAAAGGTTTAAATCTTTTTGAAATTACCGATATGATAAATAACAATAGCATTTTTATAACAAATATTAAAAACAACGATAAAAATTTAACAGTAACAGTTGTTAGTGATAATGAAAAAAGGATTACGCAGCTAATAAAAGATATTAGCAAGATGCCTAAATATTCAGTAAATACAAAAAAAATTATAGAAGATAGGCAAAACAACGCGTATGAAAGCAATATAAGTATAGAGATTAGACAATGA